From Schizosaccharomyces pombe strain 972h- genome assembly, chromosome: II, the proteins below share one genomic window:
- the psf2 gene encoding GINS complex subunit Psf2 — MALPRELEISFSPEEMEFLAGNEYINIVPSETMDQLPLVSATIPIMKPPKKCRVPLWLALELKKQNLARIVPPEWMEIGKLENIRDDELENETFSELPFRWLETAHLLLNFCADDIEDVEDIRRILLDIREARQSKARTGLEAINEVQLTLDNLGAMEINEIRPIFREVMDRMRKIVQVSQEE; from the coding sequence ATGGCCTTACCAAGGGAACTTGAAATTTCATTCTCACCAGAGGAAATGGAATTTTTAGCTGGCAATGAGTATATTAACATTGTTCCTTCAGAAACAATGGATCAATTGCCGCTAGTTAGCGCGACGATTCCCATTATGAAGCCTCCCAAAAAATGTCGGGTTCCTTTATGGTTGGCTCTTGAGctaaaaaagcaaaatttggCAAGGATTGTACCTCCGGAATGGATGGAAATAGGCAAACTTGAAAACATACGAGATGATGAATTGGAAAACGAGACATTCTCAGAGTTGCCTTTTCGGTGGCTAGAAACGGCGCATTTATTGTTAAACTTCTGTGCTGATGATATCGAGGATGTTGAGGATATCAGGAGGATTTTGCTGGACATTCGAGAAGCTAGACAAAGTAAAGCAAGAACGGGATTGGAAGCCATTAATGAAGTTCAACTAACTTTGGATAATTTGGGTGCAATGGAAATTAACGAAATACGTCCTATATTTCGAGAGG
- the arg6 gene encoding acetylglutamate synthase Arg6, producing the protein MQKPSLSQDLIWILKSVQSRRSTKGFLQKHSSLKDGSPNKKSFAQPISSSFLNRISITKIDDVDSLSDNTLYGIGRSINSLARLGIQSVIVPTSNPIGMTSPFKYLENGTVVAKKRKLSIFEELQQQQNRVIRVSEIFSKAGVLTRPSYSSVCQLGPEGPSVENVQGIFQALSSLYTVIVPSSILMPNVIEVPIDGNEVLAGLTYSLHKPNFGFWVDRIVILDKNGGMPCSKRQTGSSHVLINLAQEFDELAKTLPPYHRKNLILVRRCLKMLPDDASALITTPEDAMLTNPVLDKNPLIHNVLTDRSIISCSLPRDRSPITKTTVLRSGVPVYTFLGPKCLTDGSVSWERLWVLINDSFKRTLDMDAYLDRLKNSLAAVIIAGDYLGTAIVTYEQPDGTTNEKVPYLDKLAVSQGAQGSAAISDVMFNVMTDLFPKELIWRSRLTNPVNKWYFERSVGSLKSSKTPWKLFWTGDSHVRNLDRVNQYMSVIDKIQPTWLN; encoded by the coding sequence atgcaAAAACCTTCATTGTCACAAGACCTTATTTGGATATTGAAATCAGTCCAATCTCGTAGGTCTACGAAAGGgtttttgcaaaaacaTTCTTCGCTTAAGGATGGCTCTCCCAACAAGAAATCCTTCGCTCAGCCAATATCGAGTTCGTTTTTAAACAGAATTTCTATTACCAAAATTGATGATGTGGATTCTTTAAGTGATAATACCCTATATGGAATTGGTCGAAGTATAAATAGCCTGGCACGTTTAGGGATTCAATCAGTGATTGTTCCCACTTCCAATCCAATTGGCATGACATCtccttttaaatatttggaGAATGGTACGGTCGTAGCGAAAAAACGTAAACTTTCAATCTTTGAGGAGCTACAGCAACAGCAAAATAGAGTCATTCGAGTTTCGGAAATTTTTTCGAAAGCGGGAGTGTTAACCCGTCCTAGCTACTCCTCTGTATGTCAATTGGGCCCTGAAGGCCCTAGTGTTGAGAATGTGCAAGGTATTTTTCAAGCGCTGTCTTCACTTTACACGGTCATAGTGCCAAGCTCGATTTTAATGCCCAACGTCATTGAGGTTCCAATTGATGGTAATGAGGTTCTTGCTGGTTTAACTTACTCGTTACACAAGCCAAACTTTGGGTTTTGGGTAGACCGAATCGTCATTCTTGATAAAAATGGTGGCATGCCATGTTCTAAACGACAAACTGGTTCTAGTCATGTTCTCATCAATCTGGCTCAAGAGTTTGACGAGTTAGCGAAAACACTTCCACCTTATcatagaaaaaatttgattttggtaAGACGctgtttgaaaatgttaCCGGATGATGCCTCTGCTCTAATCACTACGCCTGAGGATGCTATGCTTACAAATCCTGTCTTAGACAAAAATCCGTTAATTCACAATGTTTTGACGGATCGCTCTATTATTTCATGTTCCTTGCCGCGCGATCGATCTCCTATTACGAAAACAACTGTTTTGCGTAGCGGTGTACCGGTATATACATTCCTAGGTCCGAAATGTCTAACTGATGGCTCCGTTTCGTGGGAAAGGCTTTGGGTTTTAATTAATGACTCCTTTAAGCGAACGCTTGATATGGACGCATATTTAGATAGGTTGAAGAATTCGCTAGCTGCAGTCATTATTGCAGGGGACTATTTAGGGACAGCCATTGTAACTTATGAACAACCAGATGGAACAACGAATGAAAAGGTCCCTTATCTTGATAAGCTTGCCGTCTCACAAGGAGCCCAGGGTTCAGCAGCAATATCTGATGTTATGTTTAATGTTATGACTGATTTATTTCCCAAAGAGTTGATATGGCGCTCTCGCCTGACTAATCCAGTCAATAAATGGTACTTTGAAAGAAGTGTAGGCTCCTTAAAGTCAAGCAAAACACCTTGGAAACTTTTCTGGACTGGAGACTCACATGTCAGAAATTTGGATCGAGTGAACCAGTATATGAGCgttattgataaaattcAGCCAACATGGTTGAATTGA
- the ura5 gene encoding orotate phosphoribosyltransferase Ura5, whose product MSYKLELLRRALEHNVLKFGTFTLKSGRKSPYFFNSGNFTHGADLCALAEAYAETIIAMNVDFDVIFGPAYKGISLAAITAVKLYEKTGKSYGFAYNRKEAKSHGEGGNLVGAEMEGKKVLLLDDVITAGTAIREAISFLEPKHVKLAGIVLLLDRQERLDPEVNESTIGRLKKELNLPVSSILTLDDIVDFTKSDLTAAESKAMDAYRQQYQAK is encoded by the coding sequence ATGTCTTATAAACTTGAGTTGTTGCGTCGTGCCTTAGAACATAATGTTTTGAAGTTTGGAACTTTCACCTTAAAATCAGGCAGAAAATCTCCATACTTCTTCAATTCTGGTAATTTCACTCATGGTGCCGATTTATGCGCTCTTGCAGAAGCCTATGCCGAGACTATTATCGCTATGAACGTTGATTTTGATGTCATATTTGGTCCTGCTTATAAGGGTATCTCTTTGGCTGCTATAACGGCCGTCAAACTTTATGAAAAAACTGGAAAGAGCTATGGATTTGCCTATAACCGCAAAGAGGCCAAGTCCCATGGTGAAGGAGGTAACCTTGTAGGCGCCGAAATGGAAGGTAAAAAGGTTTTACTTTTGGATGATGTTATTACCGCTGGAACTGCCATTCGTGAAGCAATTTCCTTCTTAGAACCTAAGCACGTAAAATTGGCTGGTATCGTCCTTTTGCTTGACCGCCAAGAGCGACTGGACCCCGAAGTAAACGAAAGTACCATTGGTAGATTGAAGAAGGAGCTTAACTTACCCGTTTCCTCCATCCTTACTTTGGACGACATTGTTGACTTTACCAAATCAGACTTAACTGCAGCTGAATCAAAGGCAATGGATGCTTACAGACAGCAGTACCAAGCCAAATGA